Below is a genomic region from Chitinophagaceae bacterium.
TATAAGACCAGTTTAGAAACTTTATTAACCATGAACTTCCATATATTCGAAAAAAATGTGTAATTTCGGAGAGAAGTGGTGCATGGCAAAGTTCATTTATTTTTTTAATTTAATTTGTAATGAGTATAATTATGTAGAATAAAAGTTTTGTGTGTTATGGATATACATATTTTTTTTAAATCTCTATTTAACACTCTCTAAAAAATTATCTTATTCTGAATGTAAATATTGAATCCACTCCCAAATTTTTTTTTGCAAAAATATTAGTTTTTAAACTTACTGATAATCCAGTGAGTTACAAAACTACAAACGTTCTAAAAGTTACTTTTCAGACACTCTTACTCTCTTCCCTTTCCATATTTATTCATTCGGTGAAAAGATTTTTATACTTTCTTATAATGCTTCTATGATTAATAACCCCAATATTTCACTTTTTTATGAAGAAATAAGTAGGAAATTGCTTTTTATTGTGTTATATTATATTTTTTTTGTATTATAATTTGTATTATATATTGCAATGCAATATAATGATTCGGTAATAGGTAAAAAAATTAAAATAAATAATTGAAGTAATGAAAAAATCTTTTGTAAGAGTACAGTTTGTTTTTTGTGGGGTTTTTATGTGGAGCGTGTTAGGTGTGTATGGAGGAGTGATTATGCGAGAGAATACTACTCTCTTAGCACCTGTGGTATATACTCCGATTGAGGTGACAACTCAAAGTTTTGTAGCAAGGTGGTCTCGAATTGCAGGCGCTACGGGATATAGATTAGATGTGTCTACTAACTCTCATTTTACTTCTTTGTTACCAGGATATGCAAATCTTTTATTGACAGATACTACAAAAGAAGTATTAGGTTTGGAAACAAGTTATATTTATTCGGTGGAGTATCGTTATTTTTATAGAGTGCGAGCTGTTAATACCACTACTAATACTATTTCGGGAAACTCCGATACTATTACTGTTATACCACCACCTCGTTTTACAGAGATGACGAGTAGTGGTTTTTCTCTGGTAGGGGTCAGTAATAATCCAAGTAATAATATTGGGAAGGCTACAAGTAGTTTTGGAGATTTTGATAATGATGGTGATTTAGATTTATTTCTTGCGGGGAGGTCTTCTTATAATACTGTTATCTCAAAACTTTATAGGAATATGGGGGCTGCGGGTTTTGTGGAGATGAGTGGTCCTTATTTTTCCTTTGTGGCAGTAGAGCATTCCACATGTTCTTGGGCTGATTACAATAAAGATGGGTATGTAGACCTTTTTATATCTGGTGAAAATGGAAATCAAAAATATGCTTATCTTTATAGAAACGAAGGTGGGATAGCATTTTCTGTGGCATCTTTTTTTGAAGCGGTAAGTTCTGCTACCAGTTGTTTTGGAGATTATGACAAAGATGGGTATCCGGATCTTTTTGTTTCGGGTGTAAATAGCAGTGGTAGTGTTACTATATCCAATATATATAAAAATAATGGGGGAAATTGGTTTAGTCTTGTTCTTAATACTAATATTGCAGGAACAGAAAATGGTTCGGCGGTTTGGGGGGACTATGATAAGGATTCGGACCTTGATTTATTGCTTTCGGGAACAGTTGGGTCGAGTGGTCCTTATTTTTTTCGTGTGTATGAAAATAGAAATGGTACTTTTACTCCTTCGTATAGTTTTGCATCTTCTGTTTATAATGGTAGCATAAGTGTTGGAGATTATGATTCGGATTCTGATATAGATGTATTCATTACCGGTCATTTCACGAGTTTGTATGGTATTTCCAAATTATATAAAAATAACTCCGTAAGTGCATTTTCTTTTTCAGAAGCATATCCTGGTAATTTTACAGGTTTAAAAAGTTCTACGGGAGCATTTGGAGATTACGATAACGATGGGGACTTAGACTTATTTCTTTCGGGAGTAAATGTTTCAAATGAAACACCTGTTATACAGATATATTATAATACAGGAAATGGTTTTGTAGAAGATCAGTATCATTTTCTTTCAGGTGTTTCTTCGGCTACTCAAAGTGTTGGAGATTATGATAATGATGGGGATATAGATATATTTATTTCAGGTAGAAATGCAAGTAATAATCTCGTTTCCAAGTTTTATAGAAATAACAGTATGAGAAATAGCCCCCCTCTTGTTCCTACTCATCTTCGTAGTGTAGTGAATGGACAAACGGTCACCCTCACATGGGATGCTACAGATGATAGAACTGCTACTTCTGCTCTGAGTTATAATATATACATAAAAAGTATATACAATAATCAGATTCTAAATGTAACGAATGCTCTTGCAAATGGAGTCCGTAAGATTGCTGAAAGGGGGTCAATTGCCAAAAATAGCTACACCATTACTCTGCCATTTATTGCATCGTATTATAAATGGAGTGTTCAAGCGATAGATGCTTCTTTACAAGGCGGAGCATGGGCAGCGGAGAGAGATAGTTTTTTTCTAAAACCTGTTGCTTTTCCCGCACAGAATATTACTACAAACTATACTTCTTATTTACAACCAACAGAATTTACTGCTTCGTGGAATGAATCACTAGGAGCAACGGGCTATCGTGTTGAAGTGGCATTAGATACAGGATTTACACAATATGTTCATGGATATTCTGATACATTAGTAAGTGGAACAAATCTACGAGTAAGAGGGTATCCTTACACTACTTTTTATTATTACAGGGTTCGTGCTGTAAATACAACTACTAACTTTGTTTCTTTATATTCTAACAGAGTTTCTCTTTTTGCTTCCAAGAATTTGAATCAAATAGGATTTGCAGAATGTAATACTTTTTTAGGGCAAAAAAGATCTTCTAATGATGTAGGAGATTATGATGGGGATGGGGATTTAGATATCATTGTTTCGGGAAATGGACAATATTCACAGCTCTACCAAAATCAGGGAAATGGAAATTTTATAGAAGTATACCCAAATACTTTTATAGGGATTTATAAAGGGTATACTACATTTATAGATTATGATAATGATGGCGATGAAGATATTTTTGTAACAGGGGGTAATGTTCAAAATGCTCTTAATCCTGTGGTAAAATTATATAAAAATAATGAAACGGGCTTTACAGAGTCGGTATTGCTTGTGGCTCCTTTTGAAACTCTCCATTCCCCAACGGGTGCTATTGGAGATTATGATAGTGATGGATATTATGATATATTTCTTTCGGGAGAAAGAGCAGATAGGAGTGCTTATAGTCAGGCATTTTACAGAAATATGGGAGGAACGGCTTTTACAAAAGTAGTATTTGACTCTATCCAAGCTGTAGGGAACGCTACCGCAAATATGGCGGACTTTGATAATGATGGAGATTTAGATTTATTTTTGGGAGGGAGGAGGTCATTGATGGATTCTACGGTTGTATTATCTCAATTATACAGAAATATAGGAACAGGATTTCGTAAAATGAGCAATACTTTTACGGGTATAAGAAATGGAACTTCTGCATTTATAGATTACGATAAAGATGGTTTTGTAGATCTCTGGGTTTCAGGAAACAACGGGACTACCAGTCCTGTACATCTTTACAAAAACATGAATGGAACGGGATTTACGAGGAGTAATTTTTCTGCTTTTACATACGCTCATAATGTACATTCTACTTCTTGGGGTGATTACGATGGTGATGGGGACTTAGATGTTTTTATAGGACAAGCAGTATCAGGTTCTGTTTCCAAAATGTATAAAAACAACATAACGGGTTTTTCAGAAGTAGTGGGGAGTGCAAATTCGGGATTTCAGTTACCCTATTTAAGAAACGGAAGTAGTAATTTTGGGGACTTCGATGGAGATGGAGATGCTGATTTATTGGTTGCAGGAGAAAATGAATCCTCACTTTCTTTCACAAAAATATATTGTAATAAGTCCATAGAAAATGAAACACCCTTTGATACACTTACTTTAGCATTAGATGATAGTTCTTTTACGGCATTAAATGGATCTGGCTCTATTCTTTTACAATGGAATAATACTACTCCTAATCGTCTTGCATTTAATTATGATATTTATATAGATAAATATTCTCGTTTTGATACCCTTCGTTCCCATATAAAAAAAACCAATGCTACTTCTCCCTATTTTAGAAGAATTAATAATATTCCATATACGTCTGCTTCTTATACAGAAAATAATCTATCGCCTGGTTTTTATTATTGGAGTGTAAGACAATCGGATGGGCAAAGTTATTTAACAGAATGGGGTTCAGAAAGAACGTTTATGATTATTCCTCCCGCCAGTAAGGTTACTAAAAACTCTTTTGTTGCCATATGGAATAGATTAGACAGTGTCAGAAGTTATACAATGGAAACATCTCCCTCTTTTAATTTTACTACTATTGATTCTATCTATACGAACATAAGAGATACTGTCAAACAAATATCAGGCATCAATAATTCGTTATATTACCGAATAAAACCAATAAATGCCGATACCAGTATACACTATTCTAATATTATTTCTGTGAGATTAGATACGGGATACTTCTCCCCCAGTTATTCTTTTGCAGGAATGCATAATGGTGCTTCTGCTTTTGGAGATTATGATAATGATGGAGATATGGATATATTTATAATGGGTATTGGTAGCACAGGTATTCCTATTAGTATGCTTTATAAAAATAATGGTATAAGAGGGTTTTCGGAAGTATTTCCTAACTTTTTTCCAAAAATAGCAAATGGTGCTGTTGATTTTAAAGATAAAGATGGAGATGGGGATTTGGATATTTTACTAGTGGGAAATAATAACGGAACCGCAGCAAATTTCTTTTATACGAACAATAATGGAACCAGTTTTACTCCCGTTTCTTTCTCTAATGCTATTTACGATAATGTAAGAACTGCGTTAGAAGATTATGATAACGATGGCGATATAGATATATTTCTGTCTTCTCGGAGAGAACCACTTTATGAAGATATTATTTTTCGGAATAATGGAACAGGATTTGTGAGTATGAATACTCCATTTTCATCTGCAGACCAAATACAATTAGCAGATTTAGATATTGATGGAGATTTAGATATATTTGTAACCCAAAGGAATGTTGGAACTAAAGCCCCTGTTGTGTATTGGAATAGAAATGGCATATTTTCTACTTTAGATACTGCTCTTTCTACTTATTCTACCAAAAATGCTGCCTTGGGAGATTATGATAACGATGGAGACTTAGATATTTTTTTAGGAAACAATGCATCTTCTCTTTTCAAAAATAATAATGGTATTTTTTCAGAAAAAATACCAACCCCTTTTCCTAGTACTTCTAATGGGTCCAGCGTATTTGCAGATTATAATAATGATGGTTATTTAGATATGCTTCTCACCGGAAATATATCCCCTTCTAATCCTATTACACGACTGTATAGAGGAATTAAAAACGGATTTTCATCTAGTTATTATACCTTTGTAGGGGTACAGAACGGAATCGCAAGCTTTGTAGATATCGATTTTGATGGAGATCTGGATGTTTTTGTAAATGGACAAGATAATACAAATGCTTCTTATTCTATTCTCTATCTCAATAATAAAGATAATTTTAACCGTTCGGCAAATCCTCCCCTAAGATTAGAACACTCTGTGGTATCAAATAATAAAGTAGTTTTGAGTTGGGGAAATGCTACTGACATAGAAACACCTCAAAATGCTTTACAGTATAATATATCTCTGCGAAGCTCCCCATCAGGAAGTGAAATACGCAGCTCTCATTTTTCTTCTATAAATAGCTTTAGAAATATAATAGAAAGAGGAAGCATCCAAGGAAATACAACATTTTTACAAACTCTTTCCCCGGGAGTTTATTATTGGAATGTGCAAGCAATTGATGCGGGATTAAAAGGTGGAGCATGGGCAACACAAAAAGCATTTACTATTACTCATGGGAAAAATGCTCAAACTATAAGTTTTGATTCCCTTAGAACTCTCATTCCAACAAATCCACCTCTCTTACTTACTGCTACTTCCAGCTCGTCATTAACAGTATCTTACCAAAGTACGAACACGAATATTGCTCTTATTTCAAATGACTCTCTCAAGACGAGAGGAGTAGAAGGAGAAACATATATTATTGCTTTTCAACAAGGAGATTCTTCTTTTTATGCTGCAGAACCAATTGTACGAAAACTTATAGTGAGTCGGACTTTTCAAACATTAGATTTTTTAAATCCCATATCTAAAACTTATGGAGATAGTACCCACATACTTCCTGCTACCACTTCTGCGGGACTCATCGTTTCTTATATGAGTTCTAACTCTGGAGTAGCTACTATATATAACAATACCGTTACCCTCATAGGAACAGGCACTACCCTCATCACTGCTACACAAACAGGAAATATAAGCTATACTCCCATTTCTCTTTCTCAAGTATTACGATACTCCAAACTTCAAACTATTACCTTCTCTCTCCCAATGCAAGTAGAAGCTTGTAAAAGAACTAAGGTTATAGCAACCGTATCATCAGGTCTCACTCTATCGTACAGTAGCACCAATACTATGTTTATGAATACCATTCAAGATACTTCGCTTACTATACAACCCCTTTCTCCTAATATATTGCCATATAACCACACCATTACCGCGTATCAACCAGGAAACATACACTACTACCCCTCAATACCCGTCACCCAAACAACCAATATCACAAAAATAAATACCTCTATCACTTTTGATACTATATCACGCAAAAGATACAATGATATATTTACACTTCCTAACAACAGCTCTACAAATCTATCAGCTTGCTCAAATACTACTTTTCCTATAACTTATACTACAGCCCAGACAAATATTCTCCAAATATCTAATAATACTATACAAGCAATAGGAGTGGGAACAGCAACTATAACCGCAACGGTATCTTCTAATTTTAGTAGTGTGTTTGGAAATTTTCACACACCAAGCCCTGTTTCTCGAGTGGTAATGGTAGAAAAAACAACACAAAGTATCTCTTTTATAAATCTTTCTAACACCAGTTTAGGATATGTGGGTGCAAAAACAATCAATGTATCCGCAAGTTCAGGACTCCCCGTAACTTTATCTCCCACGAGTTTAAATATTGGAAATATAACAGGTTCTCCGTGTAATTCATGGACAAGTTGTACTATCAATTTTACAGGAGGTGGTGGAACAGGAGGATCCAGAATTAT
It encodes:
- a CDS encoding T9SS type A sorting domain-containing protein; translated protein: MKKSFVRVQFVFCGVFMWSVLGVYGGVIMRENTTLLAPVVYTPIEVTTQSFVARWSRIAGATGYRLDVSTNSHFTSLLPGYANLLLTDTTKEVLGLETSYIYSVEYRYFYRVRAVNTTTNTISGNSDTITVIPPPRFTEMTSSGFSLVGVSNNPSNNIGKATSSFGDFDNDGDLDLFLAGRSSYNTVISKLYRNMGAAGFVEMSGPYFSFVAVEHSTCSWADYNKDGYVDLFISGENGNQKYAYLYRNEGGIAFSVASFFEAVSSATSCFGDYDKDGYPDLFVSGVNSSGSVTISNIYKNNGGNWFSLVLNTNIAGTENGSAVWGDYDKDSDLDLLLSGTVGSSGPYFFRVYENRNGTFTPSYSFASSVYNGSISVGDYDSDSDIDVFITGHFTSLYGISKLYKNNSVSAFSFSEAYPGNFTGLKSSTGAFGDYDNDGDLDLFLSGVNVSNETPVIQIYYNTGNGFVEDQYHFLSGVSSATQSVGDYDNDGDIDIFISGRNASNNLVSKFYRNNSMRNSPPLVPTHLRSVVNGQTVTLTWDATDDRTATSALSYNIYIKSIYNNQILNVTNALANGVRKIAERGSIAKNSYTITLPFIASYYKWSVQAIDASLQGGAWAAERDSFFLKPVAFPAQNITTNYTSYLQPTEFTASWNESLGATGYRVEVALDTGFTQYVHGYSDTLVSGTNLRVRGYPYTTFYYYRVRAVNTTTNFVSLYSNRVSLFASKNLNQIGFAECNTFLGQKRSSNDVGDYDGDGDLDIIVSGNGQYSQLYQNQGNGNFIEVYPNTFIGIYKGYTTFIDYDNDGDEDIFVTGGNVQNALNPVVKLYKNNETGFTESVLLVAPFETLHSPTGAIGDYDSDGYYDIFLSGERADRSAYSQAFYRNMGGTAFTKVVFDSIQAVGNATANMADFDNDGDLDLFLGGRRSLMDSTVVLSQLYRNIGTGFRKMSNTFTGIRNGTSAFIDYDKDGFVDLWVSGNNGTTSPVHLYKNMNGTGFTRSNFSAFTYAHNVHSTSWGDYDGDGDLDVFIGQAVSGSVSKMYKNNITGFSEVVGSANSGFQLPYLRNGSSNFGDFDGDGDADLLVAGENESSLSFTKIYCNKSIENETPFDTLTLALDDSSFTALNGSGSILLQWNNTTPNRLAFNYDIYIDKYSRFDTLRSHIKKTNATSPYFRRINNIPYTSASYTENNLSPGFYYWSVRQSDGQSYLTEWGSERTFMIIPPASKVTKNSFVAIWNRLDSVRSYTMETSPSFNFTTIDSIYTNIRDTVKQISGINNSLYYRIKPINADTSIHYSNIISVRLDTGYFSPSYSFAGMHNGASAFGDYDNDGDMDIFIMGIGSTGIPISMLYKNNGIRGFSEVFPNFFPKIANGAVDFKDKDGDGDLDILLVGNNNGTAANFFYTNNNGTSFTPVSFSNAIYDNVRTALEDYDNDGDIDIFLSSRREPLYEDIIFRNNGTGFVSMNTPFSSADQIQLADLDIDGDLDIFVTQRNVGTKAPVVYWNRNGIFSTLDTALSTYSTKNAALGDYDNDGDLDIFLGNNASSLFKNNNGIFSEKIPTPFPSTSNGSSVFADYNNDGYLDMLLTGNISPSNPITRLYRGIKNGFSSSYYTFVGVQNGIASFVDIDFDGDLDVFVNGQDNTNASYSILYLNNKDNFNRSANPPLRLEHSVVSNNKVVLSWGNATDIETPQNALQYNISLRSSPSGSEIRSSHFSSINSFRNIIERGSIQGNTTFLQTLSPGVYYWNVQAIDAGLKGGAWATQKAFTITHGKNAQTISFDSLRTLIPTNPPLLLTATSSSSLTVSYQSTNTNIALISNDSLKTRGVEGETYIIAFQQGDSSFYAAEPIVRKLIVSRTFQTLDFLNPISKTYGDSTHILPATTSAGLIVSYMSSNSGVATIYNNTVTLIGTGTTLITATQTGNISYTPISLSQVLRYSKLQTITFSLPMQVEACKRTKVIATVSSGLTLSYSSTNTMFMNTIQDTSLTIQPLSPNILPYNHTITAYQPGNIHYYPSIPVTQTTNITKINTSITFDTISRKRYNDIFTLPNNSSTNLSACSNTTFPITYTTAQTNILQISNNTIQAIGVGTATITATVSSNFSSVFGNFHTPSPVSRVVMVEKTTQSISFINLSNTSLGYVGAKTINVSASSGLPVTLSPTSLNIGNITGSPCNSWTSCTINFTGGGGTGGSRIITASQAGNSYYLPTQVDISIPVKENQTVTFVNPSPREYRYGDPPFVLTTPQVQYSPSITTRVFPFPIDSLRGTVNSKYDSILAAANTSDSIVISGIERLRAISLYRMDSSIDDRITSATNIFFGVNSGATSVKGSKEVTITGPVIPIFLSSDTEVISMNNGMSGNTATIAGVGFAEINAFVPESDRYFEGNSFYSSSFLPVNVLQGTQTITFNALPDKIYSDTSFIILASTNSNLPIYYVSTNTTIQITGDRVTLVRPGGATITAYQTGNINYTSASPVSRSFSIFKAPQSISFSSLPEVTYGDNYILLTAVSNSRLPISFNTDFTGASSVIISHDTLKIQAAGTVLIIASQLGNDSYYPARDSVQTLIIHKKSQSITFDSIPVQKFIGSNPFFTIPIRSSSSIPISYSFSNPTLIQSISPEKVVTMNGVGSTIITSQQSGNNNYTPSNTISRLLIIKADQSITLAPIPPKFYLDRFKADIFTESLRPITYRFSNTLATVVDDTLIMQGVGTVALTVKLLGDAYYLPSDSITRIITITKRSQTIRIPQLPTIRFGDAPFVLGISATSSLSVSSRASNGIIVLTGNTATIRGSGIVAITSQQTGNINFLPAKSVVTFLTIQKKRQSIAFPPIAEKTYQDAPFSLIASNSANLPITFITSNSKVSVSGNNLIINEAGITTITAFGIGDQNYEASDSISQSLTIHKKQQTIHFPTIQPLVYQQEIPTNASATSQLPLSYQSSHSDVIIFNNTIIANTVGTVTIVLIQEGNKNFLPANFVFQIITINKKPQTITFPTIPKKIYGDPNFILLATASSNKEISFSTSNTLVSIFGKNATIQGAGTVTIYAIQEGDDIYDYEQTSQVLSINKKSQNISFPIIPHKTTLSPLFTPNATASSLLPPSYISLNSSVSMVDNQFVKTQSGGMAHILALQTGNENYLPATPITQSFIVFDYMKKFQTIHFPTIGNKIIADETFILTASSTSALEITYISSDTSLVSIIGNTAHIIEGGAVSITAYQSGNDIYNIALPVTQIVNIFDTYKDPQTITFENFTYKYLEDQQFTLTANSSSKLPITFISSNTTIATITHNNVMLKKGGVIQITAKQDGNTFYNPATPITKTLFIFDKSKENQSIQFDPIAPQVFGYLFPPLNAFATSGLSVYYTSQNTNIATVDGNMIIVQQPGIATITAFQNGDAIYNPATPTSQYVIIHVYNKKYQTITFKPIPEQKLFNKKLTLTAYASSSLPISYTSSDSTIASISENIVSFKQKGIVFITALQHGDEHFNPAIPITEKLFIQDPTKTTQTITFSPINPKYFHENTFSLNAFSSSGLEIIYQTSNLEIVALYKNTITILSPGTINITATQTGNNEYLAATPITQTITINKSYQTAPIPIIIEQCLCNPIITLPLYSSASLPITYSSSTKLLTINKNNFILLKNGIATITAYQTGNNFYNPINPLQILVKITPLILTPTQKNNTSITIYPNPTHDYITIQSNKTQNVSALKLYDMTGKNYELKMKSNEWNGTYEIDLKTLVKGEYILVLYDETGKILKAEKITKN